GCATTTTACGACCTGCTCGATCCGCTGCCCGATCAGCTTAAGCGGCTTGAACGCCAGCGGCCCGACGTCATTGCCGCCCCTCCCTCCGTGCTGCGCCGCCTTGCCGAAGCCGCCCGCTCCGGCAACCTGCTAACGAAGCCCAAGCGGATCATCTCCGTCGCCGAGGCGCTGGACCCGCTTGACCGGGAATACATCGAGGAGGCGTTCGGCCAGACCGTCCACCAAATCTATCAATGCACGGAAGGGTTTCTCGGCTGCACCTGCCCCTATGGCACGCTGCATCTGAATGAGGATCTCGTCTATATCGAAAAAGAGTACGTACCCGGCAAAGACCGCACGTTCGTGCCGATCGTGACCGACTTCTCCCGCACGACTCAGCCGATCGTCCGCTACCGGCTCAACGATCTGCTGACCGAGAGCGAGCAGCCCTGCCCGTGCGGCTCCCCGTTTACGGCCATCGAGCGGATCGAAGGCCGCTGCGACGATATTTTCTATGCGACGGGTAGCAGAGTTGACGAAGACGAAGCGCTGGTCACGATCTACCCGGACTTCGTCACGCGCGCGATTATCGGCGCTTCTCCCGCTATCGCGCAATACCGGGCGATCCAGACGGGACTGGACGAATGGACGGTCGAGCTTGAGCTGCCGGAGGCGGAGCGGGACATGGCCGAAGAGCGGGTTCGCGCGGCAATCGCAGCGTTGTGCGGCCGCCTTCGCTGCCGTACGCCGCGAATCGTCTTCTCCGCCTACTCGCATGAAGCCGGCATCGCGAAGCTGAGGCGCGTCGAAAGGAGATACAAGCTTTGAAGTCCCGAGTCGAGCTGTACGAAGCGGCCGACGCGAGCGAACTCGAGTGGCCCGACAACGAATACGGACGCTATGCCAAGCGGTATTTGCTGCCTCTTCTGCAGGAAGGTTCAGAGCGGTTCGTACGGAACGTCCGTACCCGGATCCTCGTGCTGACGGCGGACGGGATTCCGCTTCCGATCACCGTGAATGAAGAGGAGTACGACAACAGCTACGTCTGCTCCCCGTACACCCACTATGTCAGCTACGCGAAACAGGAGCTTAACTTGCTGGGCAACCGCGCGCTGATTGCCGGACTGGACGCGCTTCTGTCCGGAATCGGCCGCCTGCTGAAGCTCAGCGGCTTTAACCGGGTCGTGCACGTCAACAACTGGCTGCTGTCGACCAATCTGTACCCGGAGCTGAACGCCGCGCAATGGGACGCCGTGCTGGACAAGCTGGTCGCCCGCTTCCCCGGGCATGCGATCGCTTTTCGCTCGCTTAATCCGTCTCTCAATGCGCCCATGCTGGACCTCTTTCGTTCCAAGGGCTGCCTGCTCGTCCCGAGCAGACAAATTTACTTGCTGAGAACCGGCGATGCCGGCTTCGGCAACGCCAAATCCCGCTGGCTGCTGAAGCGGGACGGCACGCTGGCTGCCAAGGAAGGCTACGAGACCGTCGGCCCCGGCGACGTAACCCGGCAGGATCTCCCCCGCATCGCGGAGTTGTATCGTCTGCTGTATCTCGATAAGTACTCCTGGCACAATCCGCAGTTCACGGAACGTTTTCTGGAGGAGGCGCTCGATAACCGCATATTGGAGCTGCACGGATTTCGCCGCAACGGAAGGCTTGACGCGGCGCTCGGCTTCTACGCCAGGGACGGCGTGATGACGACGCCTTTGTTCGGCTACGACACTTCGCTGCCGCAGGAGCTCGGCTTGTACCGGATGCTGTCCGCCCGGCTCATCGAATTGGCAGGCGAGCGCGGATTTCTGCTGCACGAAAGCTCCGGCGCGGCCCAGTTCAAGCGCAATCGGGGCGCCGAGGCGGAGATCGAATTTTCTGCGGTTTACGTGCGGCATCTGCCGCTGAAGCGCCGCATGCCTTGGGCGACGCTCGGCAAGCTGCTGAATCGCATCGGCGTACCGCTGCTGAGAAAGCACAAGCTGTAGCGCAGAAATTGCCTTGCTTCTCTCCCTCCCCGGGCGGCAAGCCCCAAGGAGCAAAACGTGGTACACTGGGAGAGACGGTACAAACGAACAGCAGTTCCATATCATTCGAGCAGCAGAAGGAGGTTGACCCATGTCGACCGTTGAGCGAATCGCCCTCGTAACCGGAGCCTCCAGCGGCTTCGGCCTTTTGATCTCCACCGCCTTGGCCCGCGGCGGGTACCGGGTCGTGGCCACGATGCGCGATCCGGATCGCCGGGAACCGCTCATGCAGGAAGCGGACAGGCTCGGCGTCGGCGACAGGCTGGAGGTCGTCCGACTTGACGTTACCGACCCCGTATCGATTGAAGCGGCCGTCGCGCATATTATGGAACGCTACGGCCGGATCGACGCGCTCGTGAATAATGCCGGCTACGCCGTCGGCGGGTTCTCCGAAGAAGTGCCGCTGGAAGCGTGGAGAGCGCAGATGGAGACGAACTTCATCGGCGTCGTCGCTGCGACGCAGGCCGTTCTGCCCATCATGCGCCGGCAGCGCGAAGGAACGGTCATCCAGATCGGCAGCGTCAGCGGGCGGATCGGCTTGCCCGGCTACGGAGCATACGCCGCCTCCAAGTTCGCGGTCGAAGGCTTCAGCGAGAGTCTGCGGCTCGAGGTTGCGCCCTACGGCATCCGGGTGTACCTCGTGGAGCCCGGAGCCTATCGTACGCCGATCTGGGACAAAGGTTTCGCTGCGATCCACGCCAAGCCCGACTCCCCTTACGGGAAAATGCTTAACTCCGTGCTGGGCTTCGCCCGCAAATCGGCCGAATCCGCCCCGCATCCGCGGGAAGTCGCCGAGCTGGTCGCCCGGCTGGCAGCCTCCGGCCGAACGCGCAAGCTAAGGCATCCGATCGGGCGAGGCGCCCGTTTGCTGGTGACCGCCGTCCGTTTTCTGCCCTGGCGCTGGATCGAAACCGCGATTCGCAAGACGCTGGACCGGGGCGCGTCCAAGACAACAAGTCCGGAGAACGCCAATACGAAAGAAATTTAACACCATTAACTATATAGGTTGAACTTCCCGTTTCATTGGTTCAATCTATATAGACTGAGGAGAGATCAGCGATGACCCATCTAGACTCCCCCTTTTCCCTGAAAGGGCTCGCCTTGAAAAACCGCATCGTCATGCCGCCCATGTGCCAATACTCCGTCGAGACGAACGACGGCAAGCCGAACGATTGGCATTTCGTTCATTACGTCTCCCGGGCGATAGGCGGCGCGGGACTGATCATTGTGGAGATGACCGACGTGGAGCCGGACGGAAGAATAACCGACCGCGACTTGGGGCTCTGGTCGGACGAGCAAATTCCCGCCTTCGCGAGAATCGTCGATGAGGTACATAAATACGGGGCGAAAATCGGCATCCAGATCGCGCACGCAGGACGCAAAGCGGAGGATGCGCCGACGCCCGTCGGAGCGTCGGATATCCCGGTTCCGGGCGCGAACGGAGACCCGGTCTCCCGGCGTCCGCGGGCGCTGGGCGCCGAGGAAGTCCGGACGATGGTCGGGAAGTTCCGGGACGCCGTCCGCCGCGCCGTCGAGGCCGGCTTCGACACGATCGAGCTGCACGGCGCGCACGGCTACTTGATCCACCAGTTCCATTCCCCGGGCATCAACAATCGCTCCGACGAATACGGACGCGATCCGGCTCGCTTCGGCGAGGAAATCGTGCAGGCCGCGCGCAGCGTCATGCCTGCGGACATGCCGCTCATCATGCGCATGTCCGCGGTCGAATACATGGACGGCGGCTACGACCTCGCGCATGCGCTGCGGATCGCGAAGCGCTACAAGGACGCCGGCGTCGATATGTTCGACGTATCCAGCGGCGGCGAAGCGCCTCCGGGCAGCCGCAAGCCCGCCAATCATCCCGGCTATCAGCTTCCGTTCGCGCGCGCCTTCAAGGAAGCGCTGAACGTGCCGATCATCGCCGTCGGCAATTTGGACCAGCCGCACTTGGCCGAGGCCGCTTTGGGCAACGGAGACGCCGAACTGGTCGCCGTCGGGCGGGGTATGCTGAACGATCCTTATTGGGCGCTTCACGCGATTATGACCGTCGCCAGAAAAGCCGAACCGCCCGTACAATACGCAAGAGGCATCTACGTCCGTTAAGATGAGGGGGCTGTCCCAATGTGGTCAGATTAAGCCCCAGAGAGGGAGCAACGCATACAGCCAGGAACAACGCTTCGCGACACCGCCATCCCTTTGCACAAGGTTGGGTGGGCGGGAACCTGGCTCGCGGGGAACAACTGCCGTTGGGTAGACGTCGTGATCGTGACGATGGTGGTCGTTGGTGATGGTCGCGATGGTGGTCGTGGTGATGGCGGTAATCGCATAACGTTACGGCGTAACGTTAAATGCCCGACGCGGGCCAGGCTAGCGGCCAATAGAGCGACGGCATAACGTTATTTCCCCATTTGTCCCCCGATCTCGTCCTGAACCCATGAAATAACGTTACGCCATAACGCTAACCTTCATTCAACCGTCAACGTCCGAAACCCATAACGTTATCCCATCGTCCTATGCGATTCCGAGTCGTTCGATTGCGAACATTTGCTCCTACAACCTCGCGAATTTAGATTAACCTGACAACATCCCTCGTATTTAAGGGGTTGGGGGCTGTCCCAGCCCCTCTTTCCTTTTCGTCCAGCCGCGCGCATTCTTCAGCCCTCGACGGCGAATTCGGCAATATACTGCCTGCACACGATCTCGTAGCCCAGCGATTCGTACAGTCGAACCGCGCCTTCGTTTTCCGTCAGCACGTTCAAGTACACTTCGGCGCAAGCC
This sequence is a window from Paenibacillus urinalis. Protein-coding genes within it:
- a CDS encoding F390 synthetase-related protein, coding for MIRDALAFIKHYRSGRKRGGTTNRQAFEKKLERLVVRHVSQVRERSAFYREWWGSIPSEQWRSFPTIDKSVMMAHFDSLNTAGIAKAQAFAVAEAAEASRDFKPAIGNVTIGLSSGTSGNRGLFLVDRRERAGWAGAVLGKMLPGSLLSRCSIAFFLRANSNLYESVRGRRLSFAFYDLLDPLPDQLKRLERQRPDVIAAPPSVLRRLAEAARSGNLLTKPKRIISVAEALDPLDREYIEEAFGQTVHQIYQCTEGFLGCTCPYGTLHLNEDLVYIEKEYVPGKDRTFVPIVTDFSRTTQPIVRYRLNDLLTESEQPCPCGSPFTAIERIEGRCDDIFYATGSRVDEDEALVTIYPDFVTRAIIGASPAIAQYRAIQTGLDEWTVELELPEAERDMAEERVRAAIAALCGRLRCRTPRIVFSAYSHEAGIAKLRRVERRYKL
- a CDS encoding GNAT family N-acetyltransferase, producing MKSRVELYEAADASELEWPDNEYGRYAKRYLLPLLQEGSERFVRNVRTRILVLTADGIPLPITVNEEEYDNSYVCSPYTHYVSYAKQELNLLGNRALIAGLDALLSGIGRLLKLSGFNRVVHVNNWLLSTNLYPELNAAQWDAVLDKLVARFPGHAIAFRSLNPSLNAPMLDLFRSKGCLLVPSRQIYLLRTGDAGFGNAKSRWLLKRDGTLAAKEGYETVGPGDVTRQDLPRIAELYRLLYLDKYSWHNPQFTERFLEEALDNRILELHGFRRNGRLDAALGFYARDGVMTTPLFGYDTSLPQELGLYRMLSARLIELAGERGFLLHESSGAAQFKRNRGAEAEIEFSAVYVRHLPLKRRMPWATLGKLLNRIGVPLLRKHKL
- a CDS encoding SDR family oxidoreductase, with the translated sequence MSTVERIALVTGASSGFGLLISTALARGGYRVVATMRDPDRREPLMQEADRLGVGDRLEVVRLDVTDPVSIEAAVAHIMERYGRIDALVNNAGYAVGGFSEEVPLEAWRAQMETNFIGVVAATQAVLPIMRRQREGTVIQIGSVSGRIGLPGYGAYAASKFAVEGFSESLRLEVAPYGIRVYLVEPGAYRTPIWDKGFAAIHAKPDSPYGKMLNSVLGFARKSAESAPHPREVAELVARLAASGRTRKLRHPIGRGARLLVTAVRFLPWRWIETAIRKTLDRGASKTTSPENANTKEI
- a CDS encoding NADH:flavin oxidoreductase/NADH oxidase produces the protein MTHLDSPFSLKGLALKNRIVMPPMCQYSVETNDGKPNDWHFVHYVSRAIGGAGLIIVEMTDVEPDGRITDRDLGLWSDEQIPAFARIVDEVHKYGAKIGIQIAHAGRKAEDAPTPVGASDIPVPGANGDPVSRRPRALGAEEVRTMVGKFRDAVRRAVEAGFDTIELHGAHGYLIHQFHSPGINNRSDEYGRDPARFGEEIVQAARSVMPADMPLIMRMSAVEYMDGGYDLAHALRIAKRYKDAGVDMFDVSSGGEAPPGSRKPANHPGYQLPFARAFKEALNVPIIAVGNLDQPHLAEAALGNGDAELVAVGRGMLNDPYWALHAIMTVARKAEPPVQYARGIYVR